One segment of Ktedonobacteraceae bacterium DNA contains the following:
- a CDS encoding HAMP domain-containing sensor histidine kinase — protein MSSGIWVSILGVPAYFHMAPLLYPIETSSAGKDEQTDATAIPYGESHDSQGGEPPGQPPQRNRWLHSFLTLRWRLATVYITLFALFAIILSLFTYNSISSSLLHDAQLAFPQRVVLLRTQLVRDLCNNVSLSNAANFLGQEETTDDLDSIYLLNASGKIIAGSNSGNAAAARGSTFQYIDASFFSTWHPTATQTFTGANSDTSFDGLLLSVQPALSCPGKSQFQGYLAATTSYSIEHATLRILLLVIIITALVMIVLGAIIILLLTGVMLRPLRQMIGATQAMARGDMQRRVRVPNSEDEIGTLAASFNQMADRLEQLLEEQQDSERRARRFVSDASHELRTPITSLRGFTEVLMRGAKDDPATAQRVLQLMKYEADRMTRLVNDLLTLARLDENRPLEMRSTDLVDIAIESVRQIRNQAPEQCKISLDLVTQERLKLQGDPERLKQMLLILLDNAVKYGCSSNTSSIILRLDKQGENAVIQVIDRGQGISSEDLPHIFDRFYRGQQVPTANGAPIGGTGLGLAIAIAIARAHHGTITVDSEPERGATFTVTLPCP, from the coding sequence ATGTCATCTGGAATCTGGGTATCTATCCTGGGCGTTCCTGCTTACTTCCATATGGCACCATTACTTTACCCTATCGAGACATCTTCCGCCGGTAAAGATGAACAGACTGACGCCACTGCCATCCCATATGGTGAATCTCACGATTCGCAGGGTGGGGAACCGCCAGGACAACCGCCCCAGCGGAATCGCTGGTTGCACTCCTTTTTGACTTTACGCTGGCGGCTCGCCACTGTCTATATTACCCTGTTCGCGCTTTTCGCGATCATTCTGAGCCTGTTTACGTATAATTCCATCTCCAGTTCGCTGCTACATGATGCACAACTGGCCTTTCCGCAGCGTGTGGTGCTGTTGCGAACGCAGCTGGTGCGCGATCTCTGTAACAATGTCTCGCTCTCGAACGCCGCTAATTTTCTTGGTCAGGAAGAAACAACCGACGATCTTGACTCGATTTACCTGTTGAATGCATCGGGCAAGATCATTGCGGGCAGCAATAGCGGGAACGCGGCAGCTGCAAGGGGCAGCACATTTCAGTATATTGACGCGTCATTTTTCAGCACATGGCATCCTACCGCTACGCAAACATTCACGGGCGCAAACTCCGATACTTCGTTCGATGGACTGTTATTATCGGTGCAACCGGCCCTCAGCTGCCCGGGTAAGAGCCAGTTCCAGGGCTACCTGGCGGCGACGACTTCCTACAGCATAGAACACGCGACGCTGCGCATTCTGTTGCTTGTGATCATTATCACCGCGCTGGTGATGATTGTTCTAGGAGCCATTATCATTCTCTTGCTGACGGGTGTAATGCTACGCCCGCTGAGGCAGATGATCGGGGCTACGCAGGCGATGGCGCGCGGGGATATGCAGCGGCGCGTGCGGGTACCGAATAGCGAAGATGAAATCGGGACATTGGCGGCCAGCTTTAACCAGATGGCCGACCGCCTGGAGCAATTGCTGGAAGAGCAGCAGGATTCGGAGAGGCGAGCGCGGCGCTTTGTTTCTGATGCCTCGCACGAACTGCGCACGCCGATCACCTCGCTGCGCGGCTTCACCGAAGTGCTGATGCGAGGCGCAAAGGATGACCCGGCGACAGCGCAGCGCGTGCTGCAACTGATGAAGTACGAGGCCGACCGCATGACGCGGCTGGTCAACGACCTGCTGACCCTGGCGCGCCTGGATGAGAATCGGCCGCTCGAAATGCGCTCAACCGACCTGGTTGATATCGCCATAGAGAGTGTGCGGCAAATCCGCAACCAGGCGCCGGAGCAGTGCAAAATATCTCTTGATCTGGTGACACAGGAGCGCCTGAAACTACAAGGTGATCCCGAGCGGCTCAAACAAATGCTGCTGATTCTGCTCGACAACGCGGTAAAATACGGCTGTTCAAGCAACACTAGCTCAATCATCCTGCGTCTTGACAAACAGGGCGAGAATGCTGTTATCCAGGTCATCGATAGAGGACAGGGCATCTCGTCCGAAGACCTGCCTCACATTTTTGATCGCTTCTACCGCGGCCAGCAGGTTCCGACTGCCAATGGCGCGCCGATTGGCGGCACGGGCCTTGGTCTTGCCATCGCTATCGCCATAGCCCGTGCCCACCATGGGACGATTACGGTTGATAGCGAACCGGAGAGGGGAGCGACCTTCACCGTGACGCTGCCATGCCCGTAG
- a CDS encoding response regulator transcription factor has protein sequence MYQEARVQANTDNSATSTVLVIDDEENIIELIKLGLKYEGFHVESAPDGPQGLAAAQRLNPNLIILDLMLPGMDGLEVCRRLRSNPTTRDIPILMVTAKDEVRDRVVGLDTGADDYLPKPFSFEELVARIRAILRRQSRGKDDGGDGSSSQILQFGDLQINTATREVTRAGRLIELTATEYNLLHLFMSHPRQVLDRQTILNRVWGYDFLGETNIIEVYVRYLREKIEDSPSTPRLIQTVRGVGYVLKG, from the coding sequence ATGTATCAGGAAGCTCGCGTACAGGCAAATACGGACAATTCGGCTACATCAACGGTGCTGGTTATCGACGATGAAGAAAATATCATTGAACTGATCAAATTAGGACTGAAGTACGAAGGCTTCCATGTCGAGTCGGCTCCAGACGGGCCGCAGGGATTAGCGGCGGCTCAGCGGCTCAATCCCAATTTAATCATTCTGGATCTGATGCTGCCGGGCATGGATGGTCTGGAGGTCTGCCGCCGCCTGCGGTCTAATCCGACGACGCGGGATATTCCGATTCTGATGGTGACGGCGAAGGATGAGGTGCGCGACCGCGTGGTGGGGTTGGATACGGGAGCTGATGATTACCTGCCGAAGCCGTTCAGTTTTGAGGAGCTGGTGGCGCGCATTCGAGCGATCCTGCGGAGGCAGAGCCGTGGCAAGGATGATGGTGGCGACGGCAGCAGCAGTCAGATACTCCAATTTGGAGATTTGCAGATCAATACTGCTACACGCGAGGTGACGCGGGCCGGGCGGCTGATTGAACTGACGGCGACGGAATATAATCTGCTGCATCTCTTTATGAGCCATCCACGGCAGGTGCTGGACCGGCAGACAATTCTCAACCGTGTGTGGGGCTACGATTTTCTGGGTGAAACTAACATCATCGAAGTCTACGTGAGATATTTGAGGGAGAAAATCGAGGATTCTCCCAGCACACCTCGTCTGATCCAGACCGTGCGGGGAGTCGGGTATGTATTGAAAGGGTAG
- a CDS encoding DUF5666 domain-containing protein, with protein MSTRTLIIVGSLLVIVMGAAGFGLAYAVSHASSGTASVTPTPTTVPTTTTTTKTKNKNKEKNYTGTIQSIGTNEFVMTQSGKKAKTLTVMVSDQTTYTSSTGGTITFSDLKPGDQVTVKGSLSGQTLTATSVTVTS; from the coding sequence ATGAGTACACGAACTCTTATCATTGTTGGGTCATTGCTCGTAATAGTGATGGGTGCCGCCGGCTTTGGCCTGGCTTACGCCGTATCACATGCGAGTTCGGGAACAGCGAGCGTTACTCCTACTCCCACAACGGTACCCACAACCACGACGACGACAAAAACAAAGAATAAAAATAAGGAAAAGAATTACACAGGCACCATTCAATCCATCGGCACAAATGAATTTGTCATGACGCAGTCAGGCAAAAAGGCGAAAACCTTGACCGTCATGGTCAGCGACCAGACAACCTATACGAGCAGCACCGGTGGCACAATCACCTTCAGCGACCTGAAGCCAGGAGATCAGGTGACCGTAAAAGGTTCATTAAGCGGTCAAACATTAACCGCCACCAGCGTCACAGTCACATCATGA
- a CDS encoding LacI family DNA-binding transcriptional regulator, which yields MSNKLTISDIARLAGVSKATVSRVLNQKPDVDPETRERILRIMDEQGFVPSIAASGLAGGRNRLLGVLVPALTWPLIPEIMRGIGDVIETTSYELILYSITEANHDKDRSDVIDRIVGTKLASGLLAIFPGPSSHHLGELHRRDFPVVLLDDQRLPPENTPWISADNRVGAYEATRHLIQLGHTRIAHIQGPLKYKVSHDRYEGYCQALREAGITIDPALVIQGDFMPSGGKECARALFELPERPTAIFAASDYMAYGVMAAAEEYGLRIPDDLALVGFDDLPASAHMQPALTTVRQPFFEMGQRGIELLLSLVDSPRSVNGWNGYSPALKSSSRLSPLPAQVEDKPVRLQLATTLVVRASCGASQRLTIPS from the coding sequence ATGTCGAATAAGCTCACCATCTCGGATATCGCGCGTTTAGCCGGCGTCTCCAAGGCAACTGTTTCTCGCGTCTTGAATCAGAAACCAGACGTGGACCCGGAGACCAGGGAGCGCATACTGCGCATTATGGATGAGCAAGGCTTTGTACCCAGTATCGCCGCGTCAGGCCTGGCCGGTGGCCGAAATCGTCTGCTCGGCGTGTTGGTACCCGCATTAACGTGGCCCCTTATTCCAGAGATCATGCGTGGCATAGGCGACGTGATCGAAACCACTTCCTACGAACTTATTTTGTATAGTATTACCGAAGCCAATCATGACAAAGACCGCAGCGATGTCATCGATCGTATCGTCGGCACAAAACTCGCATCTGGCCTGCTGGCTATATTTCCCGGCCCTTCCTCCCATCACCTTGGCGAATTACACCGGCGCGATTTTCCTGTTGTCCTGCTTGATGACCAGCGCTTGCCGCCAGAAAATACACCCTGGATCAGCGCTGACAATCGCGTAGGAGCATATGAGGCAACGCGGCATTTAATCCAGTTGGGGCATACACGTATCGCGCATATTCAGGGGCCGCTCAAGTACAAGGTCTCGCATGATCGCTATGAAGGATACTGCCAGGCGCTGCGCGAGGCCGGTATCACCATCGATCCCGCGCTGGTTATACAGGGGGATTTTATGCCCTCTGGCGGCAAGGAATGCGCGCGCGCTCTCTTTGAATTGCCTGAGCGCCCAACTGCTATTTTCGCTGCCAGTGACTACATGGCCTACGGCGTTATGGCGGCAGCTGAGGAGTATGGCTTGCGTATACCCGATGATCTGGCCCTGGTAGGCTTCGACGACCTGCCCGCGTCTGCTCACATGCAACCCGCGCTTACCACCGTCAGGCAGCCATTCTTTGAAATGGGGCAACGCGGAATTGAACTTCTACTCTCCCTGGTGGATTCGCCGCGCTCTGTTAACGGCTGGAATGGATATAGCCCGGCGCTCAAATCATCAAGTCGCCTTTCGCCACTACCTGCGCAGGTAGAAGATAAACCCGTCCGTCTTCAATTAGCAACAACTCTTGTAGTGCGTGCATCTTGTGGCGCTTCTCAACGTTTAACAATCCCATCGTAA